The genomic DNA ACTTAACGGCATTCGTGTGGCGCCGATTAAGTACGGTCTCAAAATCAAACGGCATGGGGCGCACGGCTTTCATGGTCAACACTAATCAGGGTCTGATGTGGATCTACTTCGGGATCATCCATGATGATTTCACCAATGGCTTGCGCATGAATCCGACCACTAAGCGGATTTTTAACGCTATCAATCGTTGAAACAACGTCCGCGTCAATGTTACGACAATATTCAAAAGCTAAGTCCGTATTGAGTAACGTACAGTTTTCCAACTTGACGTTATCCATGTAACACAGGCCCTGATCACTCTCAATCGTACAATTGACGAACCGAATATTCTTCGAGTTCCAGCCCAGGTATTCGCCAATGATTTGCGAATCATAAACGGTAACATTTTCACAATTCCATAGCGCATCCTTGGTCATCAGCGTTGCATGATGAATTTCAACGTTCTTAGCACCATCAAAGGCGTAATTACCGACAAGATTAAGCCCATCAACTCGAATATCTTGGCTGTTCATTCCAAAATAATCGCCGGCTGCTTGGACATCCTTCAACGTAATATCCTGGCAGTTCCATAACGTTTCTTCCGCCTCTGAAAAGTGAACGTGCGCTAACTTAATTTGGCTGGCCCGCCGAAATAGCTTAGGTGCCTGTAGCGTACTATTCGTAATCGTAATATCCTTGGTGTACCAGATGCCAGAGCGGGACATCGTCTCAAATAAACCTTGATCCACAGTCACGTGTTGACTGTACCACAAGGGATATTTCCACTTAAAGATTGGCTGGTTCAACGTGACATTGCGACTTTCCTTCAGTGGTGATTCACCATCCGCAAATGTCGTGTTATTAATTTCAAGGTCATGAGCCTTAAAGAGAGCCCGTTCGCCCGTTAAATACTGTTGTGTGATTGTTTTCAATTTAACTTCAATAACTCCTTTATTATGAAACGTGGGTTTGTTCACCCACGATACTCCTAGTGTATTCCCTTAACTGCACTCTAAGTCAACTAACTTGTCCGCCTACTGTCCGGCATACTGATTCCAATTATTAGTTCGCGAACGGTTGAGCGCCATTACGCCCTCTAAATCATGGGGTTGATAGGTTTCTTCTAGGT from Lactiplantibacillus paraplantarum includes the following:
- a CDS encoding DUF3737 family protein produces the protein MKTITQQYLTGERALFKAHDLEINNTTFADGESPLKESRNVTLNQPIFKWKYPLWYSQHVTVDQGLFETMSRSGIWYTKDITITNSTLQAPKLFRRASQIKLAHVHFSEAEETLWNCQDITLKDVQAAGDYFGMNSQDIRVDGLNLVGNYAFDGAKNVEIHHATLMTKDALWNCENVTVYDSQIIGEYLGWNSKNIRFVNCTIESDQGLCYMDNVKLENCTLLNTDLAFEYCRNIDADVVSTIDSVKNPLSGRIHAQAIGEIIMDDPEVDPHQTLISVDHESRAPHAV